One part of the Glycine soja cultivar W05 chromosome 11, ASM419377v2, whole genome shotgun sequence genome encodes these proteins:
- the LOC114376247 gene encoding ras-related protein Rab11D, with protein MAGYKGDDEYDYLFKLVLIGDSGVGKSNLLSRFTRNEFNLESKSTIGVEFATKSLDIDAKVIKAQIWDTAGQERYRAITSAYYRGAVGALLVYDVTRRATFENAARWLKELRDHTDPNIVVMLIGNKSDLRHLVAVPTEDGKSFAEKESLYFMETSALEATNVENAFTEVLSQIYRIVSKRAVEAGNNASSSAVPSKGQTINVKDDSSVLKKIGCCSN; from the exons ATGGCAGGGTACAAGGGCGATGACGAATACGATTACCTCTTCAAGCTGGTTCTCATCGGCGATTCCGGTGTCGGCAAGTCCAACCTGCTTTCGCGCTTCACGAGGAACGAGTTCAATTTGGAGTCCAAGTCCACCATAGGGGTTGAGTTCGCCACCAAGAGCTTGGACATCGATGCTAAGGTCATCAAGGCTCAGATTTGGGACACCGCTGGCCAGGAAag GTACCGTGCCATTACTAGTGCTTACTACCGAGGAGCTGTTGGTGCCTTACTTGTCTATGATGTCACACGCCGTGCTACATTTGAGAATGCTGCAAGGTGGTTGAAAGAGTTGAGAGATCACACAGACCCCAACATTGTGGTCATGCTTATTGGAAATAAGTCGGATCTTCGACACCTTGTTGCTGTCCCAACAGAAGATGGAAAATCTTTTGCAGAGAAGGAATCTCTCTACTTCATGGAGACTTCTGCTTTAGAAGCAACAAATGTTGAAAATGCATTTACTGAGGTTCTTTCTCAGATATACCGCATAGTGAGCAAGAGAGCAGTTGAGGCCGGCAACAATGCCAGTTCTTCTGCTGTCCCGTCCAAAGGACAGACAATAAATGTGAAAGACGATTCCTcagttttgaagaaaattgGATGCTGCTCAAACTAG